Proteins encoded within one genomic window of Siniperca chuatsi isolate FFG_IHB_CAS linkage group LG4, ASM2008510v1, whole genome shotgun sequence:
- the fem1b gene encoding protein fem-1 homolog B has product MESLAGYVYKAASEGRVLTLAALLLNHSEAETQYLLSYVTQLAGQRSTPLIIAARNGHDKVVRLLLDHYRVDTEQTGTVRFDGYVIDGATALWCAAGAGHFEVVRLLVSHRANVNHTTITNSTPLRAACFDGRLDIVHYLVEHNADISITNKYNNTCLMIAAYKGHTDVVKFLLEQGADPNAKAHCGATALHFAAEAGHLEIVKELVRCKAAMVVNGHGMTPLKVAAESCKADVVELLLAHADCDPRSRIEALELLGASFANDRENYDIQRTYQYLHMAMMERYRDPENIIAKELLPPIEAYGGRCECRTPQELEAIRVDRDALHMEGLMIRERILGSDNIDVSHPIIYRGAVYADNMEFEQCIRLWLHALRLRQKGNRNTHKDLLRFAQVFSQMVHLKEQVLASAVEQVLSCSVVEIQRSMARVETAAESELPQALDSYESNVFTFLYLACISTKTTCGDEERARINKHIYNLIQLDPRSREGSSLLHLAISSTTPVDDFHTNDVCSFPSAQVTKLLLDCGAQVNAVDHEGNTPLHVIVQYNRPISDFLTLHAIIINLVEAGAHTDMTNKQKKTPLDKSTTGVSEILLKTQMKMSLKCLAARAVRQHQITYRNQIPKTLEEFVEFH; this is encoded by the exons ATGGAGTCTCTGGCCGGCTACGTGTACAAGGCAGCCAGCGAGGGCCGAGTCCTGACCCTGGCCGCGCTGCTGCTCAACCACTCGGAGGCGGAGACCCAGTATCTGCTGAGCTATGTGACCCAGCTCGCCGGGCAGAGGTCCACTCCTCTGATCATCGCAGCCCGGAACGGACACGACAAAGTGGTCCGGCTGCTCCTGGACCACTACAGAGTGGACACGGAACAGACCGGCACGGTTCGGTTTGACGG CTACGTCATCGACGGGGCCACGGCGCTGTGGTGTGCGGCCGGAGCTGGGCACTTTGAGGTGGTGCGCCTGCTGGTGAGTCACCGTGCCAACGTTAACCACACCACAATCACCAACTCCACCCCCTTGCGTGCCGCCTGTTTCGACGGGCGCCTGGACATCGTCCACTACCTTGTGGAACACAATGCAGacatcagcatcaccaacaAGTACAACAACACCTGCCTGATGATCGCCGCCTATAAGGGCCACACAGACGTAGTAAAGTTCCTGCTGGAGCAGGGGGCGGACCCCAACGCCAAGGCCCACTGCGGGGCCACCGCCCTGCACTTTGCAGCTGAGGCGGGCCATCTGGAAATTGTAAAAGAGTTGGTGCGCTGTAAGGCAGCCATGGTGGTGAATGGACACGGCATGACGCCGCTGAAGGTCGCTGCAGAGAGCTGCAAAGCAGATGtggtggagctgctgctggcacACGCTGACTGTGACCCACGCAGCCGCATCGAGGCCCTGGAGCTGCTGGGCGCCTCGTTCGCCAACGACCGAGAGAACTACGACATCCAGAGGACGTACCAATACCTGCACATGGCCATGATGGAGCGCTACCGCGACCCCGAAAACATCATCGCCAAGGAGCTGCTGCCGCCCATCGAGGCCTACGGGGGGCGTTGTGAGTGCCGGACACCCCAAGAACTAGAGGCCATCCGGGTGGACCGGGACGCTCTGCACATGGAGGGGCTGATGATTCGGGAGCGTATCCTGGGTTCGGACAATATTGACGTGTCGCACCCCATCATCTATCGCGGCGCAGTCTACGCTGATAACATGGAGTTTGAACAGTGCATCAGACTGTGGCTCCACGCGCTTCGTCTGCGACAGAAAGGCAACCGGAACACGCACAAGGACCTGCTGCGCTTCGCCCAGGTGTTCTCCCAGATGGTCCACCTGAAGGAGCAGGTTTTGGCCTCTGCTGTCGAGCAGGTGTTGAGCTGCAGCGTGGTGGAGATTCAGCGAAGCATGGCTCGAGTGGAGACGGCGGCTGAATCTGAGCTGCCGCAAGCCTTGGACAGTTACGAGTCAAATGTTTTTACCTTCCTGTACCTCGCCTGCATCTCCACCAAGACCACCTGTGGCGACGAGGAGCGCGCCCGCATCAACAAGCACATCTACAACCTGATCCAGCTGGACCCGCGGTCGCGTGAGGgctcctctctgctccaccTGGCCATCAGCTCCACCACACCGGTCGACGACTTCCACACCAACGACGTCTGCAGCTTCCCCAGCGCGCAGGTCACCAAGCTGCTGCTGGACTGCGGCGCGCAGGTCAACGCCGTCGACCATGAAGGCAACACCCCGCTGCACGTCATCGTCCAGTACAACCGGCCCATCAGCGACTTCCTCACGCTGCACGCCATCATCATCAACCTGGTGGAGGCCGGCGCCCACACGGACATGACCAACAAGCAGAAGAAGACTCCTCTGGACAAGAGCACCACCGGCGTGTCGGAGATCCTGCTGAAGACGCAGATGAAGATGAGCCTCAAGTGCCTGGCAGCGCGTGCTGTCCGGCAGCACCAGATCACCTACCGCAACCAGATCCCCAAAACGCTGGAGGAGTTTGTGGAGTTCCACTGA